From the genome of Ziziphus jujuba cultivar Dongzao chromosome 6, ASM3175591v1, one region includes:
- the LOC132804065 gene encoding TMV resistance protein N-like: MGNSAYSKIQGEGKIVLKMTSGKDLTLNNVLYVLDIRKNLVSRSLLSKHSFRLVFESEKFILSKYGMFVGKDYIVNGKAEGRGGEQVWETELCEVEAGVVSRILCFRGEDTRYKFVSHLYAALSAKHISTFMDDHELQVGDEISPTLSQAIQNSKIGVIIFSKDYASSTWCLNELVEILECKKRNKLSAVIPIFYEIDPSDVRRQKGSYKVAFGKLEERFKDEMEKVPQWRAALTVASNLTGLNSRKSR, encoded by the exons ATGGGGAACTCTGCATATTCAAAAATCCAAGGGGAAGGCAAGATTGTCCTAAAGATGACTTCTGGGAAGGATCTGACTCTAAATAATGTACTATATGTTCTAGATATTCGTAAGAATTTGGTGTCTAGATCGTTGCTAAGCAAACATagttttcgcttagtgtttgagtcagagaAGTTTATCTTATCCAAgtatgggatgtttgtgggaaaggacTATATAGTCAATG GAAAAGCTGAAGGGAGAGGTGGAGAGCAGGTATGGGAAACAGAACTTTGTGAAGTGGAGGCAGGTGTGGTGTCACGGATTTTATG TTTCAGAGGTGAAGACACCCGCTATAAATTTGTTAGCCATCTTTATGCTGCTTTATCAGCAAAGCATATCTCAACTTTCATGGATGATCATGAACTTCAGGTCGGTGATGAAATTTCCCCCACACTTAGCCAAGCTATCCAGAATTCCAAAATTGGGGTTATCATTTTCTCGAAAGATTATGCTTCATCTACGTGGTGTTTGAATGAACTGGTGGAAATTCTTGAAtgcaagaaaagaaataagCTGAGTGCTGTCATTCCAATCTTTTATGAGATAGATCCATCGGATGTACGACGACAGAAGGGGAGCTATAAAGTTGCATTCGGTAAACTTGAAGAACGTTTTAAAGACGAAATGGAGAAGGTGCCTCAATGGAGGGCTGCATTGACAGTAGCGTCTAATCTAACTGGATTGAATTCGAGGAAATCCaggtaa